A region from the Macrobrachium rosenbergii isolate ZJJX-2024 chromosome 32, ASM4041242v1, whole genome shotgun sequence genome encodes:
- the LOC136855630 gene encoding uncharacterized protein isoform X2, translating to MAEGEASEDLQTLIRADDLEGINEESVVITAAPPSLLLDQLPPWYLPVHCSLLVIVTTALVVILPVYLESVNVAGDAYSALIFTSIFTALPIVLYIQLRYSYFCQFMRLGPSSPITILKTGMFHGLASVMIVYALDRKRVLCHTQEPLMGLVVMYMIIIYFFYRGPELSSPKMFSLCGVLGGLFLAMDFQLNNLYMCHGHTRLSPEDDGGSWSAQAHALWTIVYCAALFIFTLAWLLLEKEIVTKRPGPGGMSLVSTVSGGMTSPGGSSEALLTSHGDTNVLPLHNSTNAKWGIHMVWFTLASLFTVMMLFWTDFFTALGKVTGEFIFSLLGLPIMIACLCFWSHVDTRDKMRSNNFALTGPS from the exons atGGCTGAAGGTGAGGCATCAGAAGATCTTCAAACTCTGATTCGTGCAGATGATTTGGAAGGGATAAATGAAGAGTCAGTAGTTATAACTGCTGCTCCACCCTCTCTTTTGTTGGATCAGCTCCCACCTTGGTACTTACCTGTGCACTGTTCTTTGCTGGTCATAGTTACAACAGCACTAGTTGTAATACTGCCAGTGTACTTAGAG tctGTTAATGTTGCTGGAGATGCATATTCAGCTCTAATCTTCACATCTATATTCACGGCTCTACctattgtattgtatatacaacTACGTTACAGCTATTTTTGTCAATTTATGCGCCTTGGACCATCATCTCCTATCACGATTCTGAAGACCGGGATGTTCCATGGCTTAGCTAGCGTCATGATTGTATATGCTTTAGACAGAAAGAGAGTTCTATGTCATACACAAGAGCCCTTGATGGGCCTTGTTGTTATGTACATGATTATTATCTACTTCTTCTATAGAGGTCCAG AACTCAGTTCACCGAAGATGTTCAGTCTGTGTGGAGTACTTGGTGGATTATTCTTAGCAATGGACTTCCAGTTGAACAATCTTTACATGTGTCATGGACATACCAGGCTTTCTCCAGAGGATGATGGTGGTTCATGGAGTGCACAGGCTCATGCTTTGTGGACAATTGTATACTGTGCTGCTCTTTTTATCTTCACTTTAGCTTGGTTGCTTTTGGAGAAGGAAATTGTTACCAAAAGG ccAGGGCCTGGTGGGATGAGTCTTGTAAGCACTGTATCTGGTGGAATGACATCACCTGGAGGTTCATCAGAAGCCCTGCTAACTAGTCATGGTGACACTAATGTACTACCTTTACACAATTCCACAAATGCTAAATGGGGAATACATATGGTTTGGTTTACACTAGCATCTCTGTTCACTGTCATGATGCTATTTTGGACAGACTTCTTCACAGCTCTTGGCAAG gTGACAGGAGAGTTCATCTTCAGCCTCCTAGGTTTGCCCATAATGATTGCATGTTTATGCTTTTGGAGTCATGTTGATACAAGAGATAAAATGCGATCAAATAACTTTGCACTCACAGGACCCTCTTAA
- the LOC136855630 gene encoding uncharacterized protein isoform X1, which yields MAEGEASEDLQTLIRADDLEGINEESVVITAAPPSLLLDQLPPWYLPVHCSLLVIVTTALVVILPVYLESVNVAGDAYSALIFTSIFTALPIVLYIQLRYSYFCQFMRLGPSSPITILKTGMFHGLASVMIVYALDRKRVLCHTQEPLMGLVVMYMIIIYFFYRGPELSSPKMFSLCGVLGGLFLAMDFQLNNLYMCHGHTRLSPEDDGGSWSAQAHALWTIVYCAALFIFTLAWLLLEKEIVTKRPGPGGMSLVSTVSGGMTSPGGSSEALLTSHGDTNVLPLHNSTNAKWGIHMVWFTLASLFTVMMLFWTDFFTALGKAGSPQEFVELTSGGLRCHFHWGKECKATALYGWLFAVLHVCFLMLLGRVVTAARSVIFALSVASVALPFQALWWSLFSTGGSLGMLWQPQVTGEFIFSLLGLPIMIACLCFWSHVDTRDKMRSNNFALTGPS from the exons atGGCTGAAGGTGAGGCATCAGAAGATCTTCAAACTCTGATTCGTGCAGATGATTTGGAAGGGATAAATGAAGAGTCAGTAGTTATAACTGCTGCTCCACCCTCTCTTTTGTTGGATCAGCTCCCACCTTGGTACTTACCTGTGCACTGTTCTTTGCTGGTCATAGTTACAACAGCACTAGTTGTAATACTGCCAGTGTACTTAGAG tctGTTAATGTTGCTGGAGATGCATATTCAGCTCTAATCTTCACATCTATATTCACGGCTCTACctattgtattgtatatacaacTACGTTACAGCTATTTTTGTCAATTTATGCGCCTTGGACCATCATCTCCTATCACGATTCTGAAGACCGGGATGTTCCATGGCTTAGCTAGCGTCATGATTGTATATGCTTTAGACAGAAAGAGAGTTCTATGTCATACACAAGAGCCCTTGATGGGCCTTGTTGTTATGTACATGATTATTATCTACTTCTTCTATAGAGGTCCAG AACTCAGTTCACCGAAGATGTTCAGTCTGTGTGGAGTACTTGGTGGATTATTCTTAGCAATGGACTTCCAGTTGAACAATCTTTACATGTGTCATGGACATACCAGGCTTTCTCCAGAGGATGATGGTGGTTCATGGAGTGCACAGGCTCATGCTTTGTGGACAATTGTATACTGTGCTGCTCTTTTTATCTTCACTTTAGCTTGGTTGCTTTTGGAGAAGGAAATTGTTACCAAAAGG ccAGGGCCTGGTGGGATGAGTCTTGTAAGCACTGTATCTGGTGGAATGACATCACCTGGAGGTTCATCAGAAGCCCTGCTAACTAGTCATGGTGACACTAATGTACTACCTTTACACAATTCCACAAATGCTAAATGGGGAATACATATGGTTTGGTTTACACTAGCATCTCTGTTCACTGTCATGATGCTATTTTGGACAGACTTCTTCACAGCTCTTGGCAAG GCTGGTTCTCCCCAAGAGTTTGTAGAACTGACGTCTGGTGGACTGCGATGCCATTTCCACTGGGGTAAAGAGTGTAAGGCTACTGCGCTGTATGGGTGGTTGTTTGCTGTCCTTCATGTGTGCTTTCTAATGCTTTTGGGAAGAGTGGTAACTGCAGCACGTTCCGTCATCTTTGCCTTATCAGTGGCATCAGTTGCATTACCATTCCAGGCTTTATGGTGGTCTCTGTTCTCAACTGGTGGGTCCCTTGGAATGCTTTGGCAGCCGCAG gTGACAGGAGAGTTCATCTTCAGCCTCCTAGGTTTGCCCATAATGATTGCATGTTTATGCTTTTGGAGTCATGTTGATACAAGAGATAAAATGCGATCAAATAACTTTGCACTCACAGGACCCTCTTAA